The window TAGCATCAATCGGTATTTATTGACTTTCACCATCTAGCGACAAAAGGTTGATATATTTCTTCTTCCATCAAATGCTTCTGAATTTTATACAGTTCCATTCTTATTAGACGACGATACGAAACTTTTCGATTCAATTCTTTATGTTGAATGGTTGTATCCATTCTTTTGTCAAATTCTTCGATAAACACTCTTTTCCCTCTTTCGTTTAAATATAACCCGCCCGCTTCTTTACCAAAGTCTTTTCTTGTGATCATTTTTTTACCAATAATAGTGAATATAATCCGATCAATGATGATGGGTTTAAAAACCTCAGCAACATCTAGATTTAGGCTGAATCGACGAAAGTTGGTGGCGTGCAAAAAACCGATCCGAGGATCCAAGTGGGTTTTATATATTTCGCTGAGGACAGCTGTGTAAAAGACTGTGTTTCCAAAGCTGATTAATGTGTTTAACTCATTGCGTGGTGGCCTTTTGCTTCTTTCCTGGAATACAAAATCTTTGTTTTGGATAATGCTGTCAAATGCTTTATAGTACCTTTCACGAGTATGCCCTTCCAAAGACATTAACTGATTGATATCCTCACAACGCTCCTGCTGTTCATCATAATAGCTCTGAATCTCTGTGATCAGGTCTTCTATTTCTCTTCCTCTATTTCGGTAG of the Tindallia californiensis genome contains:
- the cas1b gene encoding type I-B CRISPR-associated endonuclease Cas1b, producing the protein MKKTIYIFSDGELKRKDNTLYYQCHEKKRFLPVEDIKEIMVFGDISFNKQFLELLSQKEILLHYFNYYGYYTGTFYPREHMNSGYMILKQASFYSEEEKRLELAKCFVEGAYKNILQVLKYYRNRGREIEDLITEIQSYYDEQQERCEDINQLMSLEGHTRERYYKAFDSIIQNKDFVFQERSKRPPRNELNTLISFGNTVFYTAVLSEIYKTHLDPRIGFLHATNFRRFSLNLDVAEVFKPIIIDRIIFTIIGKKMITRKDFGKEAGGLYLNERGKRVFIEEFDKRMDTTIQHKELNRKVSYRRLIRMELYKIQKHLMEEEIYQPFVARW